A genomic region of Mycobacterium sp. Aquia_213 contains the following coding sequences:
- a CDS encoding response regulator transcription factor → MKVLVVEDEARLAATLTMGLRAEGCVVTTADNGHDGLWEATENRFDAIILDIMLPGLSGYEVLRRMRAAQVWTPVLMLTAKDGDYEQADAFDLGADDYLTKPFSFIVLVARLRALVRRGAPERPVVLTAGSLSLDPARRIVRRNDETITLTPREYGLLHYLMRNKGNVVSKTDILHNVWDPHFSGDDNLVEVYVFYVRRKIDFPYRTNTIETVRGVGYRLCAEDDAEVGATSGS, encoded by the coding sequence GTGAAGGTGCTGGTCGTCGAGGACGAGGCGCGGCTGGCGGCGACGCTGACGATGGGCTTGCGCGCTGAGGGTTGTGTGGTGACGACTGCCGACAACGGTCACGACGGGTTGTGGGAGGCCACCGAGAACCGTTTCGACGCAATCATTTTGGACATCATGCTGCCGGGTTTGAGTGGCTACGAGGTGCTGCGCCGGATGCGCGCAGCCCAGGTGTGGACGCCGGTATTGATGCTCACCGCCAAAGATGGCGACTACGAGCAGGCGGACGCGTTCGACTTGGGCGCCGATGACTATCTGACCAAGCCGTTTTCGTTTATCGTGCTGGTCGCGCGGCTGCGGGCGTTGGTTCGTCGCGGCGCCCCCGAGCGGCCGGTGGTGTTGACCGCGGGGAGCTTGTCGTTAGATCCGGCGCGGCGCATCGTGCGCCGCAACGACGAAACGATCACTTTGACACCGCGGGAGTACGGGCTGCTGCATTATCTGATGCGCAACAAGGGCAACGTGGTGAGCAAGACCGACATCTTGCACAACGTCTGGGATCCACACTTCTCCGGAGACGACAACCTGGTCGAGGTCTACGTCTTCTATGTACGGCGCAAGATCGATTTCCCATACCGTACCAACACAATTGAGACCGTACGTGGGGTCGGCTACCGCCTGTGCGCCGAGGACGACGCCGAGGTCGGCGCGACCAGCGGGAGCTGA
- a CDS encoding sensor histidine kinase, whose product MAHSDRMPTLLHPRAWSISARSALVSATVILVALTMAGAILLLVLHFALTSAADDAAASRLRDIAKTLQSAGAPDLDPPLLATDQRIVAVQILDGAGHWVASSSSTPEPPMVALNAIGSTPRIGITGAAVRMHDVRVSAQAVDTPTGRYVVLVAAGTEGVETTVSTVAIGLAAAAPLVIAVAGLATYVLVRRSLRSVEAIRSRVADISASDLAERVPVPPQRDEIFTLATTMNQMLSRLESSQAAQRRFVADASHELRSPLSTVISALEVSIAHPELLDDRLAADTLLPEAHRMQTLVDDLLLLARADEQGLALRGTDTDIDDLAVTEVARLRRETSLDVHADLAPTRLVGDSSALARVLRNLVDNAARHAASRVEVAVRSEDGQACLTVADDGPGIAPADRLRVFERFVRLDTNRARSGGGAGLGLAIVFEIVGAHGGSVRIDDRPGGGTAVVVQLPLVAPTSASSSAHRR is encoded by the coding sequence ATGGCACATTCAGACCGGATGCCAACGTTGCTGCACCCACGGGCGTGGAGCATCTCGGCGCGCTCGGCATTGGTTTCGGCAACCGTCATTCTGGTGGCGCTGACCATGGCAGGAGCGATCCTGCTGTTGGTCTTGCACTTCGCGTTGACTTCAGCCGCTGACGACGCGGCGGCTAGTCGCCTGCGCGACATCGCCAAGACGCTGCAGTCGGCGGGCGCCCCCGATCTCGATCCGCCCCTACTGGCGACCGACCAGCGCATCGTCGCCGTTCAGATTCTCGACGGAGCCGGGCATTGGGTGGCCTCGTCAAGTTCCACCCCCGAGCCCCCGATGGTGGCGCTTAACGCGATCGGAAGTACCCCGCGGATCGGGATCACGGGCGCCGCAGTGCGGATGCACGACGTCCGGGTATCCGCGCAGGCGGTTGACACGCCGACCGGACGTTACGTCGTACTCGTCGCGGCCGGCACCGAGGGCGTGGAAACCACCGTGTCCACCGTGGCGATCGGCCTGGCCGCGGCCGCGCCGTTGGTGATCGCGGTGGCCGGACTGGCCACCTACGTTCTGGTGCGACGGTCACTGCGTTCGGTGGAAGCGATTCGTTCCCGGGTTGCCGACATCAGTGCCTCCGATCTCGCCGAGCGGGTGCCGGTGCCACCGCAACGCGACGAAATCTTCACGCTCGCAACGACAATGAACCAGATGCTGTCCCGCCTCGAATCCAGCCAAGCCGCCCAACGCCGGTTCGTCGCCGATGCCTCCCATGAACTGCGCAGCCCGCTGTCCACGGTGATCTCGGCGCTCGAAGTCAGTATCGCCCACCCCGAGCTGCTCGACGACCGGCTCGCCGCCGACACGCTGTTGCCGGAAGCGCACCGGATGCAAACGTTGGTGGACGACCTGTTGCTGTTGGCCCGCGCGGACGAACAAGGATTGGCGTTGCGCGGCACGGACACCGACATCGACGATCTGGCCGTCACCGAGGTGGCCCGGCTGCGGCGCGAGACGTCGCTGGATGTGCACGCCGACCTTGCTCCGACGCGGCTAGTGGGTGACTCCAGCGCGCTGGCGCGCGTGCTGCGCAACCTTGTCGATAACGCAGCGCGCCACGCGGCGTCGCGGGTGGAGGTCGCGGTGCGGTCCGAGGACGGTCAAGCCTGCCTGACCGTGGCCGATGACGGTCCCGGAATCGCGCCCGCCGACCGGCTACGAGTGTTCGAGCGGTTCGTGCGACTGGACACCAACCGTGCCCGCAGCGGCGGCGGTGCCGGACTGGGACTCGCCATCGTGTTCGAAATCGTGGGCGCACACGGCGGTAGCGTGCGTATCGACGACCGTCCCGGCGGCGGTACCGCGGTGGTCGTTCAGCTCCCGCTGGTCGCGCCGACCTCGGCGTCGTCCTCGGCGCACAGGCGGTAG
- a CDS encoding PLP-dependent cysteine synthase family protein, with protein sequence MNDRTQIAVRSLSRSWTDNAVRLIEADARRSADTHLLRYPLPSAWSTDVDIALYLKDESTHITGSLKHRLARSLFLYALCNGWIDEGTTVVEASSGSTAISEAYFASLLGLPFVAVMTEGTSQSKVALIESQGGRCHFVQNSSEVYAEAQRVAQETGGHYMDQFTNAERATDWRGNNNIAESIFAQMREEKHPIPEWIVVGAGTGGTSATIGRYIRYRRHATRLCVVDPENSAFFPAYAEQRYDLVMPASSRIEGIGRPRVEPSFLPDVVDRMVAVPDAASIAASRHVSAVLGRRVGPSTGTNLWGAFGLLAEMVAAGRSGSVVTLIADSGDRYADTYFSDEWVAAQGLDLIGPAESLVEFERKSSWT encoded by the coding sequence TTGAACGATCGGACCCAGATCGCGGTCCGCAGCCTGTCGCGAAGCTGGACGGACAATGCGGTCCGGCTGATCGAGGCCGACGCCCGTCGCAGCGCCGACACTCACTTGTTGCGCTACCCGCTGCCATCGGCCTGGTCCACCGATGTCGACATTGCGCTGTACCTCAAGGACGAGTCGACGCACATCACCGGCAGCCTCAAGCACCGGCTGGCGCGCTCGCTGTTTCTGTATGCGCTGTGCAACGGCTGGATCGACGAGGGCACGACGGTCGTAGAGGCGTCGTCGGGTTCGACGGCAATATCCGAGGCGTACTTCGCCTCCCTGCTGGGTCTGCCGTTCGTCGCCGTGATGACGGAGGGCACTAGCCAGTCGAAGGTCGCGCTGATCGAATCACAAGGCGGCCGTTGCCATTTCGTGCAGAACTCCAGCGAGGTGTACGCCGAGGCGCAGCGCGTTGCCCAGGAGACCGGCGGCCACTACATGGACCAGTTCACCAACGCCGAGCGGGCCACCGACTGGCGCGGCAACAACAACATCGCCGAGTCGATCTTCGCGCAGATGCGCGAAGAGAAGCACCCGATCCCGGAGTGGATCGTCGTCGGCGCGGGCACCGGCGGAACCAGCGCGACGATCGGTCGCTACATCCGCTACCGGCGGCACGCGACCCGGCTCTGTGTCGTCGACCCGGAGAACTCCGCGTTCTTTCCCGCCTACGCCGAGCAGCGCTACGACCTGGTGATGCCGGCGTCGTCCCGTATTGAAGGAATCGGGCGCCCACGGGTGGAGCCGTCGTTTCTGCCGGACGTGGTCGACCGCATGGTCGCGGTGCCCGACGCGGCGTCGATCGCTGCCTCGCGTCACGTCAGCGCGGTGCTGGGACGGCGGGTGGGGCCGTCGACCGGAACCAATCTGTGGGGCGCCTTCGGCCTGCTGGCCGAGATGGTCGCCGCCGGCCGCAGCGGTTCGGTGGTCACGCTGATCGCCGACAGCGGCGACCGCTACGCCGACACGTATTTCAGCGACGAATGGGTCGCTGCGCAGGGCCTCGATCTGATCGGTCCTGCCGAGTCGCTGGTCGAATTCGAGCGCAAGAGCAGCTGGACCTAG
- a CDS encoding metallophosphoesterase, protein MADVLPALIRTGAVAIGSTVAGIGYAAVVERNAFVLREITMPVLSPGSTPLRVLHISDLHMMPNQRRKQAWLRELSGWEPDLVVNTGDNLAHPKAVPAVIQALGDLLSRPGVFVFGSNDYFGPRLKNPLNYLTNPSHRIKGEPLPWQDLRAAFTERGWLDLTHTRREFEVAGLHLAASGVDDPHIDRDRYETIAGPASPAANLRLGLVHSPEPRVLDRFAADGYQLVMAGHTHGGQLCLPFYGALVTNCGLDRTRAKGPSRWGANMQLHVSAGLGTSPFAPVRFCCRPEATMLTLIAAPMGGRDSSSNLGRSQPAASLR, encoded by the coding sequence ATGGCTGATGTCTTGCCCGCCCTGATCCGCACCGGCGCTGTCGCGATCGGTTCGACCGTCGCCGGCATCGGTTACGCCGCGGTCGTCGAGCGCAACGCCTTCGTCCTGCGCGAGATAACGATGCCCGTCTTGTCGCCGGGTTCCACACCGCTGCGCGTACTACATATCAGCGATCTGCACATGATGCCCAACCAGCGCCGCAAGCAGGCCTGGCTGCGTGAGCTGTCCGGCTGGGAGCCCGACCTGGTCGTTAACACCGGCGATAACCTGGCCCACCCCAAAGCGGTCCCCGCGGTCATCCAGGCCCTGGGCGATCTGCTGTCGCGGCCGGGTGTCTTCGTCTTCGGCAGCAACGACTATTTCGGCCCGCGGCTGAAGAATCCGCTGAACTACCTGACCAACCCGTCCCACCGGATAAAGGGAGAACCGCTGCCCTGGCAGGATCTGCGGGCGGCGTTCACCGAGCGTGGCTGGCTTGACCTCACCCACACTCGGCGCGAGTTCGAGGTGGCCGGCCTGCACCTGGCCGCTTCGGGCGTGGACGACCCGCACATCGACCGCGACCGCTACGAGACGATCGCGGGCCCGGCCAGCCCGGCGGCGAATCTGCGGCTGGGACTGGTGCACTCCCCCGAGCCGCGGGTGCTGGATCGCTTCGCCGCCGACGGCTACCAGTTGGTGATGGCCGGACACACGCACGGCGGGCAACTGTGCCTGCCTTTCTACGGCGCGCTGGTGACGAACTGCGGCCTGGACCGCACCCGGGCGAAGGGGCCGTCGCGCTGGGGCGCCAATATGCAGCTACATGTCTCGGCGGGCCTGGGCACCTCCCCGTTTGCGCCGGTGCGGTTCTGCTGCCGGCCCGAAGCAACCATGCTGACGTTGATCGCCGCCCCGATGGGTGGGCGGGACTCCAGCAGCAACCTGGGCCGCTCGCAGCCTGCGGCATCGCTGCGTTGA
- the ponA2 gene encoding transglycosylase/D,D-transpeptidase PonA2, protein MSDRPPAALTILKLAGCCLLASVVVTALMFPMAGGLGLISNRASEVVANGSAQLLEGQVPAVSTMVDAKGNTIAWLYEQRRFEVPTDKIANTMKLAIVSIEDKRFAEHNGVDWKGTLTGLAGYASGDVGTRGGSTIEQQYIKNYQLLVTAKTDAEKRAAVETTPARKLREIRMALTLDKTFTKPEILTRYLNLVSFGNGSFGVQDAAQTYFGINASDLNWQQAALLAGMVQSTSTLNPYTNPDGALARRNLVLDTMIDNLPQEADALRAAKATPLGILPQPNELPRGCIAAGDRAFFCDYVQEYLSRAGISKEQVARGGYLIRTTLDPDVQIPVKTAIDRFASPTLPGISSVMSVIRPGKDSHKVMAMASNRTYGLDVDAGQTMRPQPFSLVGDGAGSVFKIFTTAAALDMGMGINANLEVPPRFQSKGLGSGGAKGCPKDTWCVVNAGNYRGSMNVTDALATSPNTAFAKLISQVGVTRTVDMAVKLGLRSYADPGTARDYNPDSNESLADFVKRQNIGSFTLGPIEVNALELSNVAATLASGGVWCPPNPIDKLIDRNGNEVAVTTQTCDQVVPEGLANTLANAMSKDATGGGTAAGSAGAAGWDLPVSGKTGTTEAHRSSGFVGFTSRYAAANYIYDDSTSPTDLCSSPLRHCGEGDLYGGNEPARTWFTAMKPIALSFGDIKLPPTDPRYVEGSPGSRVPSVAGMDVDAARSRLKEAGFQVADQTNSVNSTAKLGEVVGTAPSGNTIPGSVVTIQVSNGIPPPPPMPPDGVPLPVGSQVIEIPGLPPITIPLLAPPPPPGQPPP, encoded by the coding sequence ATGTCAGACCGCCCCCCGGCAGCTCTCACAATTCTTAAGCTGGCTGGCTGCTGTCTGCTGGCGAGTGTGGTAGTCACGGCGCTGATGTTCCCGATGGCCGGCGGCCTGGGGCTGATATCCAACCGGGCGTCCGAGGTGGTCGCCAACGGCTCGGCCCAGCTTCTCGAGGGACAGGTGCCCGCCGTCTCGACGATGGTCGACGCGAAGGGCAACACCATCGCGTGGCTGTACGAGCAGCGCCGGTTCGAGGTGCCCACGGACAAGATCGCCAACACTATGAAGCTGGCGATCGTCTCGATCGAGGACAAGCGGTTCGCCGAACACAACGGGGTGGACTGGAAGGGCACGCTGACCGGGCTGGCGGGTTACGCGTCCGGCGACGTCGGGACCCGAGGGGGCTCGACGATCGAGCAGCAGTACATCAAGAACTACCAACTATTGGTGACCGCGAAGACCGATGCCGAAAAGCGCGCGGCCGTCGAAACAACGCCGGCACGCAAGCTGCGCGAGATCCGGATGGCGCTCACGCTCGACAAGACCTTCACCAAGCCGGAGATCCTGACCCGCTACCTGAACCTTGTCTCCTTTGGTAACGGCTCGTTCGGGGTGCAGGACGCGGCGCAGACCTACTTCGGTATCAACGCGTCGGATCTGAACTGGCAGCAGGCGGCGCTGCTGGCCGGCATGGTGCAGTCGACCAGCACGCTCAACCCGTACACCAACCCCGACGGTGCGCTGGCCCGGCGGAACCTGGTCCTCGACACGATGATCGACAACCTGCCGCAGGAGGCCGACGCGCTGCGTGCCGCCAAGGCGACGCCGCTGGGAATCTTGCCGCAGCCCAACGAGCTGCCCCGCGGGTGCATCGCGGCCGGCGACCGTGCCTTCTTCTGTGACTACGTGCAGGAGTACCTCTCCCGCGCCGGTATAAGTAAGGAACAGGTGGCCAGGGGCGGCTACCTGATCCGCACCACGCTGGACCCGGACGTGCAGATCCCGGTCAAGACCGCGATCGACAGATTTGCGAGTCCGACCCTGCCGGGAATCTCGAGCGTGATGAGCGTGATCCGGCCCGGCAAGGATTCGCACAAGGTGATGGCCATGGCCAGCAACCGCACCTACGGACTCGACGTCGACGCCGGCCAGACCATGAGGCCGCAGCCGTTCTCCCTCGTCGGCGACGGCGCGGGGTCGGTGTTCAAGATCTTCACCACCGCCGCCGCACTGGACATGGGTATGGGCATCAACGCCAACCTCGAGGTGCCGCCGCGGTTCCAGTCCAAGGGCCTGGGTAGCGGTGGCGCCAAGGGCTGCCCCAAGGACACCTGGTGCGTGGTCAACGCCGGTAACTACCGCGGGTCGATGAACGTGACCGATGCGTTGGCCACCTCACCCAACACCGCGTTCGCCAAGCTGATCTCGCAGGTCGGGGTGACGCGCACGGTCGACATGGCGGTCAAGCTCGGGCTGCGGTCCTACGCCGATCCCGGCACCGCCCGTGACTACAACCCCGACAGCAACGAGAGCCTCGCCGACTTCGTCAAACGCCAGAACATCGGCTCGTTCACTCTTGGTCCGATCGAGGTGAACGCGCTGGAGCTGTCCAATGTCGCGGCCACGCTGGCCTCCGGGGGCGTGTGGTGCCCGCCCAACCCGATTGACAAGCTGATCGACCGCAACGGCAACGAAGTCGCCGTGACCACCCAGACCTGCGACCAGGTGGTGCCCGAAGGGTTGGCCAACACCCTGGCCAACGCGATGAGCAAGGACGCGACGGGCGGCGGGACCGCGGCCGGTTCGGCCGGTGCGGCGGGATGGGACCTGCCGGTGTCCGGTAAGACCGGCACCACCGAGGCCCACCGCTCCTCCGGGTTCGTCGGCTTCACCAGCCGCTACGCGGCGGCCAACTACATCTACGACGACTCCACCTCGCCGACGGACCTGTGCTCGTCCCCGCTGCGCCACTGCGGCGAGGGCGACTTGTACGGCGGTAACGAGCCCGCACGGACCTGGTTCACCGCCATGAAACCGATCGCCCTGAGCTTCGGCGACATCAAGTTGCCACCGACGGATCCCCGGTACGTCGAGGGTTCACCCGGCTCACGGGTGCCCAGCGTCGCGGGCATGGATGTGGACGCCGCACGCTCGCGCCTCAAGGAGGCCGGCTTCCAGGTCGCCGACCAGACCAATTCGGTCAACAGCACCGCGAAATTGGGCGAGGTAGTCGGAACGGCGCCGTCCGGCAATACGATTCCGGGTTCCGTCGTCACCATTCAGGTCAGTAACGGGATCCCGCCGCCACCGCCCATGCCGCCGGACGGTGTGCCGCTGCCGGTCGGCTCGCAGGTGATAGAAATCCCCGGGCTGCCGCCGATCACCATTCCGCTGCTGGCACCGCCGCCACCGCCCGGACAGCCGCCTCCCTAG
- a CDS encoding WhiB family transcriptional regulator codes for MSGTRPAARRTNIAAAQGVLHSVDAEERIAWVSQALCRTTDPDELFVRGAAQRKAAVICRHCPVMQECGADALDNKVEFGVWGGMTERQRRALLKQHPEVISWSDFFDKRRNRGVS; via the coding sequence GTGTCAGGAACACGACCGGCGGCACGCCGAACCAACATTGCCGCGGCACAGGGGGTGCTGCACAGTGTGGATGCTGAAGAACGAATTGCCTGGGTGTCCCAAGCGCTATGCCGGACCACTGACCCCGACGAACTGTTTGTTCGGGGCGCTGCCCAGCGCAAGGCGGCGGTGATCTGCCGTCACTGCCCGGTGATGCAGGAATGCGGAGCCGACGCGCTGGACAACAAGGTCGAGTTCGGTGTCTGGGGCGGTATGACCGAGCGGCAGCGCCGGGCGCTGCTCAAGCAGCACCCCGAGGTAATTTCGTGGTCCGATTTCTTCGACAAGCGCCGGAACCGCGGCGTCAGCTGA
- a CDS encoding ArsA family ATPase, whose amino-acid sequence MSTTPKTLDMAAILTDRSNRVVVCCGAGGVGKTTTAAAMALRAAEYGRTVCVLTIDPAKRLAQALGVNDLGNTPQRVPLAPEVTGELHAMMLDMRRTFDEMVIQYSGDARAQAILDNQFYQTVATSLAGTQEYMAMEKLGQLLAEDRWDLVVVDTPPSRNALDFLDAPKRLGSFMDSRLWRLLLAPGRGIGRLVTGAMGLAMKALSTVLGSQMLGDAAAFVQSLDATFGGFREKADRTYALLKRRGTQFVVVSAAEPDALREASFFVDRLSQESMPLAGLILNRTHPLLCSLPVERAIDGIESLKSDADTDAASLTTAVLTIHAERGQTAKREIRLLSRFTGANPHVPVVGVPSLPFDVSDLEALRALADQITATGDDPARAADR is encoded by the coding sequence ATGAGTACTACACCGAAAACCCTTGACATGGCCGCGATCCTGACCGATCGTTCCAACCGCGTCGTGGTGTGCTGCGGGGCCGGCGGGGTGGGCAAGACGACCACCGCGGCGGCGATGGCATTACGCGCGGCCGAGTATGGCCGCACCGTATGCGTTTTGACGATCGACCCGGCCAAACGGCTAGCACAGGCGCTGGGCGTCAACGACCTTGGCAATACGCCGCAACGGGTACCGCTGGCGCCCGAGGTCACCGGCGAGCTGCACGCGATGATGCTGGACATGCGCCGCACTTTCGACGAGATGGTGATCCAATACTCCGGAGACGCTCGGGCACAGGCGATTTTGGATAACCAGTTCTATCAAACGGTCGCCACATCCCTCGCCGGCACTCAGGAGTACATGGCGATGGAGAAGCTTGGCCAGCTGCTGGCCGAGGACCGCTGGGACCTGGTGGTGGTGGACACTCCCCCGTCGCGCAATGCGCTGGACTTCCTGGACGCACCGAAACGACTGGGCAGCTTTATGGATAGCCGATTGTGGCGGTTGCTGCTCGCGCCCGGCCGGGGCATCGGGCGATTAGTCACCGGCGCAATGGGTTTGGCGATGAAGGCGCTCTCGACGGTGCTGGGCTCGCAGATGCTGGGTGACGCCGCGGCGTTCGTGCAATCACTGGACGCCACCTTCGGCGGCTTCCGCGAGAAGGCGGATCGCACCTACGCGCTGCTGAAAAGGCGCGGCACCCAGTTCGTGGTGGTGTCGGCGGCCGAACCCGATGCGCTGCGCGAGGCATCCTTCTTCGTCGACCGGCTGTCCCAAGAGAGCATGCCGCTGGCGGGGCTCATCCTGAACCGCACCCATCCCCTGTTGTGCTCACTGCCGGTGGAACGGGCAATCGACGGTATCGAGTCGCTGAAGTCCGATGCGGACACCGATGCCGCTTCGCTGACCACGGCCGTGCTCACGATTCACGCCGAGCGGGGCCAGACCGCCAAGCGAGAGATCCGGTTGCTGTCCCGGTTCACCGGCGCCAACCCGCACGTGCCGGTGGTGGGCGTTCCGTCGCTCCCGTTCGACGTATCGGACCTGGAAGCCCTGCGGGCGCTCGCCGATCAGATCACCGCAACCGGCGACGACCCGGCCCGCGCTGCGGATCGCTGA
- a CDS encoding ArsA family ATPase → MVATTSSGNAAVGWPARLSKARLHFVTGKGGTGKSTIAAALALTLAAGGRKVLLVEVEGRQGIAQLFDVPPLPYQELKIATAERGGQVNALAIDIEAAFLEYLDMFYNLGIAGRAMRRIGAVEFATTIAPGLRDVLLTGKIKETVVRKDKNKLPVYDAIVVDAPPTGRIARFLDVTTAVSDLAKGGPVHSQSQGVVKLLHSEVTAIHLVTLLEALPVQETMEAIEELAEMQLPIGSVIVNRNIPAYLEPRDLAKAAEGDVDADSVRAGLKTAGIELSDNDFAGLLTETIQHATRIAARSETAQQLDALRVPRLELPAISDGVDLGSLYELSESLAQQGVR, encoded by the coding sequence ATGGTGGCAACCACTTCTAGCGGCAACGCTGCCGTCGGCTGGCCGGCACGATTGTCGAAGGCCCGCTTGCACTTCGTCACCGGCAAAGGCGGGACGGGCAAATCGACGATCGCGGCCGCGCTGGCGCTGACCCTGGCGGCGGGCGGCCGCAAAGTCCTCCTGGTGGAAGTGGAGGGTCGCCAAGGGATTGCGCAACTCTTCGACGTTCCGCCGCTGCCCTACCAAGAACTCAAGATCGCCACCGCCGAGCGGGGCGGCCAGGTCAACGCCCTGGCGATCGACATCGAAGCCGCGTTTCTGGAATACCTCGACATGTTTTACAACCTCGGGATCGCCGGACGGGCCATGCGCCGCATCGGCGCCGTCGAGTTCGCGACGACGATCGCACCCGGCCTGCGCGACGTGCTGCTCACCGGCAAGATCAAGGAGACCGTGGTCCGCAAGGACAAGAACAAGCTGCCCGTATACGACGCGATAGTCGTCGACGCACCACCGACCGGCCGCATCGCACGTTTCCTGGATGTCACCACGGCGGTGTCCGATCTCGCCAAGGGCGGGCCGGTGCACTCGCAGAGCCAGGGCGTGGTCAAGCTGCTGCATTCCGAGGTGACCGCGATCCACTTGGTCACGCTGCTCGAAGCACTGCCGGTGCAGGAGACGATGGAAGCCATCGAGGAGCTTGCCGAGATGCAACTGCCGATCGGCAGTGTGATCGTGAACCGCAACATTCCGGCATACCTGGAGCCCCGCGACCTGGCCAAGGCCGCGGAGGGCGATGTCGACGCAGACTCGGTGCGCGCCGGTTTGAAGACGGCCGGAATTGAGCTGAGCGACAACGACTTTGCCGGCTTGTTGACCGAAACCATTCAGCACGCGACCCGGATTGCCGCACGGTCCGAGACCGCGCAGCAGCTCGACGCGCTGCGAGTCCCACGGCTGGAGTTGCCCGCGATCTCCGACGGAGTCGACCTCGGCAGCCTATATGAGCTTTCGGAATCGCTTGCACAGCAGGGAGTTCGATGA
- a CDS encoding DUF4177 domain-containing protein encodes MSQPTPWEYATVPLLTHATKQILDQWGADGWELVSVLQGPTGEQHVAYLKRPK; translated from the coding sequence ATGAGCCAACCGACCCCATGGGAATACGCCACGGTTCCGCTGCTGACGCACGCGACCAAACAGATCCTCGACCAGTGGGGAGCCGACGGTTGGGAGCTGGTGTCCGTGCTGCAAGGGCCCACCGGCGAGCAACACGTGGCCTACCTGAAGCGCCCTAAGTAA
- a CDS encoding RidA family protein → MTASARLGQLGVVLPELVAPLASYVPAVRTGNLIYTSGQLPIVDGKLVGTGKVGADVTPDDGKAMARLCALNALAAVNSLVGIDAVTRVVKVVGFVASAPGFNGQPGVVNGASDLLGEVFGDQGAHARSAVGVSELPLDAPVEVELIVEVG, encoded by the coding sequence ATGACTGCATCGGCTCGCCTCGGGCAACTCGGTGTCGTGCTTCCGGAGTTGGTTGCGCCGCTGGCGTCTTACGTTCCCGCGGTGCGGACCGGCAACCTGATCTATACCTCGGGCCAGCTGCCGATCGTGGACGGAAAGTTGGTGGGCACCGGCAAGGTCGGTGCCGACGTGACTCCCGACGACGGCAAGGCGATGGCACGGCTGTGCGCGCTCAACGCGCTGGCGGCGGTGAACTCGCTGGTGGGTATCGACGCGGTGACCCGGGTGGTCAAGGTCGTCGGATTCGTCGCCTCGGCTCCCGGCTTCAACGGCCAGCCCGGCGTCGTCAACGGGGCCTCCGACCTGCTGGGTGAGGTGTTCGGCGACCAAGGCGCGCATGCGCGTTCGGCGGTCGGCGTATCCGAGCTGCCGCTGGATGCGCCCGTCGAAGTCGAGTTGATCGTGGAGGTCGGCTGA
- a CDS encoding MBL fold metallo-hydrolase: MTETAEPLSHPAYGSLRAVTDTASVLLADNPGLLTLGGTNTWVLRGPRSDELVIVDPGPDDNEHIARIASLGRIALVLISHRHGDHTDGIDKLVELTGATVRSAGSGFLRGLGGELVDGEVIDAAGLKIKVMATPGHTADSLSFLLDDAVLTADSVLGRGTTVIDNEDGSLADYLESLRRLRGLGRRTVLPGHGPDLADLESVTTGYLTHRHERLEQVRAALWDLGGDATARQIVEYVYVDVDEKLWDAAEWSVQAQLDYLQRE; the protein is encoded by the coding sequence GTGACCGAGACCGCAGAGCCGCTGTCCCATCCCGCATACGGCAGTTTGCGGGCGGTCACCGACACTGCCTCGGTCCTGCTGGCCGACAACCCCGGCTTGCTGACCCTGGGAGGCACCAACACCTGGGTGTTGCGCGGTCCACGCAGCGACGAGCTGGTCATCGTGGATCCGGGGCCCGACGACAACGAGCACATCGCCCGGATCGCTTCGTTGGGCCGTATCGCGTTGGTCCTTATCAGTCACCGGCACGGTGACCACACCGACGGCATCGACAAATTGGTCGAGCTCACCGGCGCGACCGTACGCTCGGCCGGCAGCGGATTCCTGCGCGGCCTCGGCGGCGAGCTGGTCGACGGCGAGGTCATCGATGCCGCCGGGCTGAAGATCAAGGTGATGGCGACGCCGGGACACACCGCCGACTCGCTGTCGTTCCTGCTCGACGACGCGGTATTGACCGCGGATAGCGTGCTCGGCCGCGGCACCACCGTCATCGACAACGAAGACGGCAGCCTGGCCGATTACCTGGAGTCGCTGCGGCGGCTGCGCGGTCTGGGCCGTCGCACGGTGTTGCCCGGGCACGGGCCCGACCTGGCCGACCTGGAATCTGTCACGACCGGTTACCTGACGCACCGCCACGAGCGGCTCGAGCAGGTGCGCGCGGCGCTGTGGGACCTCGGTGGCGACGCCACCGCCCGTCAGATCGTCGAATACGTCTATGTCGACGTCGACGAGAAGCTGTGGGACGCGGCCGAATGGTCCGTGCAGGCGCAGCTGGACTATCTGCAGCGAGAATGA